ATAGCTTTACCATTTTGGGTAATATTCGAATTAAAATCATCTTTGCCCGAATTAAACTCCACAGGACTTACTGTAACCTGACTAAACGCACTTAAAAATGCTATTTGAAATATTATCAGTAAATATATTATCAATCTCATAATTTTTGTTTCCTTTAAATATAATAATTACTAAAACCACAAAGCTAAACCAAATTTAAGCAGATTAAGTCTGGTTTTGGAGAGTTCAAAGAGTGAATCACCAAAAAGGCTGAATCTTGTATCGTCAATACCAATTTCACCGGGGAAAATGTCGTTAAACAAATAATTAAATCTTAGCGATGGAGCAAGTGTTACAGATTCTGAAAGTGGGATATTGTAAGAAAAGCCGACATCAATACCGAATCTTGTCTGGACATCGTCAAGTGTAATTTCGCTGACAATTTGTTTAGTAGGGTCAGTATCAAAATTAAAGAAGCACTCATCAGACAGAACAGTTTGAGTTTCTTCAATAGTATAATTTCCAGCCGGAACAAGAACCATTGGTCCAACAGTAAATTCAATTTCATTGGAAATATTGTAACGCAGCAATGCAGAAAGTCCGATATCTGCACCACTGAATGCTGTGCTTATTTTCACATCAGCATCAATAATCTGCGAAAAATCATCAACATAACAATCGGCAATACCATTAAAGTCATTACCAAAAGACCTCATGTCATAGCTTACACGTGCTTGAATTCCAAACTGAGGGCTCACAGGGAAATCAAGCATAGCTGAAAAATACGGAGATATACCGTCGCCTTTGCCATAAACATTCAGGAGCGATTGCTCCACAACAGGAAACCAACTTAAATCAGCATTGTACATATTGTAATTAATGCCGGCTTCGATACCGAATCTGATTTTATAAGGGTCTGATTTCATTTCGGTCTGTTGTTCTGAAACCGGTTTTTTGGGTCTCAATACATTTTCCTGAGAGAATACATTTGATGACACAAAAATTATAAATGATAAAACAAGTACAATAAACTTCATAGCAACTCCCAATTATTAATAAATAATGCATTTTATATTTTTAATATAACTTGGAGCTACAAAAAATATTTTGTTTATAAGCTAAAATATTTATTTTTTTAAATATTATAATTTATACTTATCTTTAATTTCGTTATACACATGCTCGAATACATGACAGGCATATTCAGTTTGCTCGGGTGTACCTGTTGAAATCCTTATTCCTCGTGAAATACCGAAAGGTCTGCAATTTCTGATGGCTACTCCATGCTCATTTGAATGACGTACAAATTCTTCAACAAATTCATCACTGCTTAGCAAAATCATAATGAAATTTGCTCTTGGGTAAATAAATTCAATTTCTAATTTAAGAAAAGTATTAATCAGCATATCTATTCCGATTTTATTAATTCGGATTGTTTCAGTCAAGAAATCATAATCATTCAGTGCTGCAACTGCCGCTTTTTGAGCTATAAGACTTGGCTCGAATGGCAGTTTGACTTTATAAAGTATATCAATTAAATTTTCCGGACCAATTGCATAACCAACTCTAAGCCCTGCAAGACCATGAGTTTTTGATAATGTATGAAGCACTATCAGATTTGGCAAATCATAAGAAAGCCCGTCAACATATCCTTCGTGCTGAGCACCATAAACTGAATAAGCTTCATCAAGGACAACTACAATATTTTCCGGCACCTGTTGAATAAACCACTCGAACTCATCCTTATAAATCATCGAGCCAGTTGGGTTATTCGGATTTGAAATGTAAATAATTCTGGTGTTACTATGAATACGCCTAAGAAGTGCTTCGAGGTCATAACCCCAGTCCTTAAGCGGAACACGGTTTAATTTTCTGCCAATTTTATTAGTTTTTACATAAATTCCGGCAAAAGTACCCATTGATGTAAGAACTCTTGTGTTGATGTCTGAAAATGCATTCACGATATGAGCTATGAGAGATTCAGAGCCATGTCCGCATACGATCTGAGAAGGTTTCTTATTGAACTTTTGGGCTATCAGATTTACAAGTTCAGAAGATGCCGGGTCAGGATAAATACCCAAATTTTTTGATACTTCAGCTATCGTATCAATAACCCTTTGAGAAGTTCCAAGCGGATTTTCATTGGAAGCAAGGCTGAAAACCTCACTGACATTTTCTCTGAGCTTAATTGCCTGCCTTTGATTACCCGGTTTATAAGGATCTAATGCTTTAACATATTCTGGAATTGAAAAATCTGTCATAATTCTCTCATTTTAGTCATTAAAAAAATTCATGCCTTTTAGAGCCATTTTTCGTAACAATGGACTCGGTCTGTAGCGTTCTTCAAAATAAATATCATACAATGATTTAAGCTGATAAAAAACTTTCTCCGTGCCTATTTCATCTGCCC
This window of the Ignavibacteriota bacterium genome carries:
- a CDS encoding outer membrane beta-barrel protein, with protein sequence MKFIVLVLSFIIFVSSNVFSQENVLRPKKPVSEQQTEMKSDPYKIRFGIEAGINYNMYNADLSWFPVVEQSLLNVYGKGDGISPYFSAMLDFPVSPQFGIQARVSYDMRSFGNDFNGIADCYVDDFSQIIDADVKISTAFSGADIGLSALLRYNISNEIEFTVGPMVLVPAGNYTIEETQTVLSDECFFNFDTDPTKQIVSEITLDDVQTRFGIDVGFSYNIPLSESVTLAPSLRFNYLFNDIFPGEIGIDDTRFSLFGDSLFELSKTRLNLLKFGLALWF
- a CDS encoding aminotransferase class I/II-fold pyridoxal phosphate-dependent enzyme, with amino-acid sequence MTDFSIPEYVKALDPYKPGNQRQAIKLRENVSEVFSLASNENPLGTSQRVIDTIAEVSKNLGIYPDPASSELVNLIAQKFNKKPSQIVCGHGSESLIAHIVNAFSDINTRVLTSMGTFAGIYVKTNKIGRKLNRVPLKDWGYDLEALLRRIHSNTRIIYISNPNNPTGSMIYKDEFEWFIQQVPENIVVVLDEAYSVYGAQHEGYVDGLSYDLPNLIVLHTLSKTHGLAGLRVGYAIGPENLIDILYKVKLPFEPSLIAQKAAVAALNDYDFLTETIRINKIGIDMLINTFLKLEIEFIYPRANFIMILLSSDEFVEEFVRHSNEHGVAIRNCRPFGISRGIRISTGTPEQTEYACHVFEHVYNEIKDKYKL